The nucleotide window GAGCTAGGGCCGGAGGTGGAGCGTGCGCTGCCGCTGTGCGAGCGTCTTCTGCGGGTAGCACCACGGGCGGCACACCTGGTCCACATGCCGGGGCATATTTATTTTTACACCGGGGAGTATGAGCGTGCGATCCAGCAGTTCCGCGCGGCGGATGCGGTGGATCGAGCGTACTTGGAGAAGGAAGGCATCGAGGCAGCGGAGAATGAAAACTTCACGCATAACATGCACTACCTCGCGCTGGCTTATGCGGAGGCTGGGAGACTGCGTGAGGCTCTGCTGCATGCAGAAGAGCTCAAGCGGGTGAAAATCGCCTCTGCACGCCTACGCTCGGAGTCGAGCAGCGTGGTGGCATATGAGGGGCGCTCCATCGCGGGGCGGCTGCTCATCCGTGCGGGGCAGTATTCGCGTGCGGCAGAGGTGCTGTCCCGTGAGGCCCTGGATCTGGCTCCGTCACCAGTGAGGTATTTCATCGATGGACTGACGAGCGTGGCGCGGGGGATGGATGCAGCGGCGCAGCAGAAGCGTGATGAGGTAACTATCGCGCTGGGAGAGCTGGCACGCTTCACCAGCCTCCTCAATGATAGCGCGTCACGCATCACCGCGAGCGAGGAGCAGCTCTACGCGATGCGTGCCACGCGGATGCTAGACCTCTTTGCCCGTGTGCTGCGAGCCCACGCGGCATCGAGCACGGCTACTGGGCGCATTTTCATCCAGGGTGTGCCAGAGGCGGAGTCAGGTGGCGCACGCATGGACCCGCCTCTACTGCCTCTTTCCTCGTATGAGTTGGTCGGTGATTATTTTTTGACGCGTGGCGATGCGGCAGCGGCAAAGGAGGCCTTTCAAAAAGCACTCAAGGAGCGACCGCGCAGTGGCTACGTGCTGCTGGGGCTGGCCCGGGCGGAGAAACTGGCAGGAAATCTCGATGCAACTGCGGCTGCCTACCGCGAGGTGATGAAAGCATGGCCGCAGGGCGACTCCAATCTCCCAGGTATGAGCGAGGCACAGCAAAACGCGGCACCTTGAGGCCGATGATTCGTGCTTGGGCATTCGGAAATCTTGCTGCATCATCCTGATCATGCTGACGGCGGCCCTCATTCTATGCCTTTTGCTTTCCTTCGTGCTTTCGGGCTCGGAGAGCGCGGTGCTGGCCGTCAGTCGCGTGCGTGTGCGGCATGCGGCGGAAAAGGGCGATCCCAGAGCCCAGAAACTGCTGCCACTGCTGGATGACCGTGACTCACTGCTGGGCTGCATCACCGTGGCGAATCATCTGGCGAATCTGGGGGCCTTTCTGCTGGTGGCGCTGCCGCTGATCCGGCATGCGAGCTTTGTGAAGGCGGCTCTGATCTTTCTCATCGCGCTGCCGTTTTTCCTCCTGCTGCTGGAGCTGATGCCGAAGAAGCTCTTTCGCCGCTACCCCTTCCGCTCGCTGCGGGCTGTGGCCACGCTGTTGCAGGCAGTGGGCCTAGCGAGACCACTTTTCCGCATGTTTGCCACCACGAACCGGATCACCCAAACGGATGACGGTGCTGGCAGTCGCAGACGAGAGGATTTGAAGACACTCTCCGAGTCACTCGCCGCGGATAATCAGCTCTCTAGCTCTGCCACTCGCCTAATCGGCAGTGTGATGGACTTTCACCGCCGTAGCACAGGTGATCTGATGCTGCCGCTGGACCGTAGTGCGGCACTCAGGGCTGATCAGCCGCTGCACGCTGCGCTGCAAATAGCACGCTCACAAAAATCCGCACTCCTACCAGTGCTCGATGAGCATGGCCACTTCATCGGAGTGCTAGATACAGCGACACTGCCGTCCTCACTGCCGGCAGATCGCCTCGTGCGGCAGCACATGCGCACACTCATCAGTGTGCCTGCTCGCTCCCCTGCCCTTCACACGCTGCAGCGCCTGCGCAAGCAGGGCCGCCGCCTCGCACTCGTCACGGGCGAGGATGAGCTGCCCGTGGGCCTCATCACAGATGATCGCCTGCTGGCTCCACTGATGCAGTAAGCAGTTATTTACGCCGTCAGCGCAGCCACAGCGGCATCGAGCGTAGCGGCGTCTTTGATGCTGATGACTTGGGCGGATTTGTCGATTTTACCCAGGAGTCCGGCCAGTGTCGCATCGGGGCCGCATTCGATGAAACGTGTGTGACCTGCGGCAATGAGGCTCTGCATGCACTCCACCCAGCGGACACTGCCCGTGACTTGGCGAGTGAGCGTCTCGCGGATGTCCTCGGCAGAGCTGACGGCGCGGGCGGCGAAATTACTCACCACGGTGCAGCGTGGCGTTTGCAGTGCCGTAGCGGCCAAAACTGCTGCCAGTTGATCCTGCGCAGTCTGCATGAGGCGGCTGTGATAAGCACCTGCGACGGGCAGCGGGATGGCACGCTTGATGCCTTTATCCTTCGCTTTGGCAGCGGCGGACTCGATGCCAGCGACGCTGCCACTGAGCACGATCTGGCCTGGGGCATTTAGATTGGCCACATCGACATCACATTCTGCGGCCAGCTCACGGATCGCGGCCTCCTCACCACCGATCATGGCCACCATCGCGCCCTGAGTGGCGGCGCAGGCCTGCTCCATGAAGCTACCACGCTGAAAAACCAGCTTCAGCCCCGTGGCGAAGTCAAAGGTGCCTGCTGCTGCATGCGCGGTGAATTCCCCGAGCGAAAGCCCTGCCGTAGCGCTGATCTCGAGCTGGGGCAGCTTCGATTTCAGCACCTCCAAGATAGCGAGTCCATGCGCATAGAGGGCAGGTTGGCAGCGGCTAGTCTTCGTGAGCTCCTCCATCGGCCCCTCGAACATCACATTCGTCAGGGAAAAGCCCAATGCGGCGTCCACCTGCTCCAGCAGGCTACGGGCGGCGGGGTGTGCCTCAGCGAGATCTTTGCCCATGCCGACTTTTTGAGCGCCTTGGCCGGAGAAGAGGAGAACAGCTTTCATGAAAGGAGTGTGGGATGAATTTGGAGCGGGAAAAAAGGAGAGATAGTGACGCAGGAAATGCGCATTCCTGAGGTGGCGAGAGAATGCTAGCGGGCAAGGAGCAATCCACCGCAGCACCACGAGTGCGGTGCTGATTTGGAGCTTCCGGCGTTGCACGGAGCGCGAGGCGGGTCGAAAGGCGGCGCGGCGCATGCGCTTTCTAAACCCGAGCTTCCTCCACCTTGCCTGGCTGGCGATCATTCCGCTGGCGCTGTGGCTTTTCCGGCGGGCGGCACGGCGGCTACCCGTGTCCACGCTGCTGTTTTTCAAATCATTGGCCCGTGAGCACCAGGAGTCCGCATGGCTGCGCCAGATCAAAAAATGGCTCTCGCTCGCTCTCACCCTTTTGGCACTGATTTTGGCCGTACTGGCCCTCGCTCGGCCCTCCGGTGATCTAGCGGCTGGGAGCACGCAGGCCGTCGTTTTGGTCGCAGACCGCTCTGCGTCCATGTCCGCACGAGATGCAGCCGCGGTGAGCCGTATGGAGGCTGCAAAGACCGCACTGCGCTCCGTCGTGCGCTCCTTGCCAGATCAGGCGGTGCTCACACTCATCGCCTACGATGCGCGGCCAGAGGTACTGCTCTCCCGCAGTCGGAATCGGCGTGAGTGCCTGCGCCTCATCGACACACTGGATGCTGTGCCGATCGAAGGAGATGCCGCCGCTGCGCTGGAGGCGGCTCATCGGCTCGCCGAGCTCGATGCAGGTGCAAAAATCTGGCTCGCGAGTGATGCGCTGCCGGCAGATGGCAGCAAGGTGTCGTTCCTCGATTGCGCCTTGCCAGAGGTGCTCAATGCAGGCCTCACCGGCTTTCAAATCCGGCCTGGCCCACTCAGTGGCGGTCAGCTTGAGCTCTTTGCCAGCATCAGCGCCTCCGCTGCGAATCGCGCCACCGTGACCAGCACGCTCGAGATGACACTGGCTGGCCGACTGGCCCAGTTGCGCGAGGTGGAGCTAGCCCCTGGAGCCTCCATTTCGCTCATTTTGCCGCTGGAGGCCATGCGTGGCCAGCAGGTGGAGCTACGACTGCGCACTCCAGGTGACTGCATGAGCTGGGATGATGCCGCAGCAGCCCCATTGCCGCGTCCGCATGCGATTCAGGCCGCGTGGTTCGCACAGGATGCAGATCCATTTACAGAACTGGCCCTCGCATCGCTGGTGGAGTCACGCCGGGTCGAGATGACTCGCTACGAGCCCGCAGCCTGGCCCCCGAAGGAAAAGCCTGATGTGTATATCTTTGAGCACTGGCTACCGGGCAAAGACTGGCCCACGGACCGGCCCGTCATCGTGCTCGATCCTCGTCAAAGCAGTGGCCCGCTCACGGTGCGGCAGCTTCCAGGCAATGGCGTGCCGCATGATGGTGTGCGAGCCGTGCAGGCGGAGCATCCTGTGCTCTACCGGGTGGCGAGTGGTCGTGTGGCGGTGACTCGGTCCGTCGAGCTCACGCTCCCATCCTCACTTGAGACGCTGTGGATGGCGGGGAATGATCCCGTACTAGCTGCCGGTGAGCATGCGGGGCAGCGCCTCGTCGTTACCGGATTCTCCCCTGCGCGGTCAGAGCAGCTCGCGCTGCTGCCAGCGCTGCCACTGGTGCTGGGAAATGCCCTTTTCTGGTGTGCAGAGCCCTCCACCGCCATGCAGGAGCTACGCCCACGCCACACGGGGGAGCTCATCGCTGCGGATGGACTGGTGAGCTGGCAAGCCTGGGATGGCAGCACCTTCATCCGCACCAGTGAGCAGAGTAGCGGCAGCCTGCTACCACTGCGCCGGATAGGCGTGTGGGAGAGCTCCGATGGCCGCAGTGGGGCCAGCATCCTCGCCAGCGCTGCGGAGACAAATTTACGCGCCGCCGCATCCTCGCCAACCAGCTCACCGGCACTATCACGCTCGCTGCTATCCACGAATGCCTTTGGCACCTGGTCGCGGCGTTTGATCTGGATGTTACTGGCGCTCCTGTTGCTAGAGAGCTTCCTCTTTCACCGCAAAGCCGTGTATTGAGCCACTAGCCTGCATTTCTCACATTCTGGGTAAAAACCACCTCAGTCTGTATTCGTGTCCGCTTCGTCGGAGTGCTCAGTGCTTAGTGGTCAGTTAATTTCCTCCTGGTGATTACCACTGAGCACTTCGTTTCTGAAATTGTGTGAGAAATCCAGACTAGGTAGCACGCGGGCATGAAAAAAGCCTCCGTCCGCGTGGGAGGAGGCTTCATTCAAAAACGAACGACAGATCGAATTAAGCGCCGACGGCTTCGATGGCGGGAGCAGCCTCTTCGGCAGACTTCGGCATCGTGAAGCGGAAACGGATCTTGCCACGCTTGGCGGTAGCACGGGCCTTACGGCGGTAACGCTCTTTGGGGGTCTCGTGAGCACGCAGGCGGCGCACTTCCTCGAGGACGCCTTCCATCTCGAGTTTCGTCTTGAGACGTTTGAGGGCGCGGTCAACAGGTTCGCCTTTGCGGATTTGGACTTCAGTCATGGTATCAGGTTGTTGGGGAGGGGGGAAAGGGGCGCGGAGAATAGGGGCATGTCGCCGGGCGTCAAGCCGTCATTTGGCTGTCTCCGGTTGAGCTTCGTGCAGAGTGGTTGCCTTACTAGGATTCGAACCTAGAATAACAGATTCAGAATCTGCTGTGTTACCATTACACCATAAGGCAGTCGGGGGAACGAAGGGGCGCGAGTCTATCGTCTCCTGCCGGTCTTTCAAGTGATGTGAAGGACTTTTTCACATCTCCATGCTTTTTTCAGGGCGGAAGCCCGCTTGACGCCTGTGGCGGTTGCGGGCCTCTTGGAGGCCACATGCGCCTGTTTTGCCTCTTTTTTGCCCAACTTGCCGTTTTTGCCCCGGCGGCCACTTTTGACCTCTTGATCGAAAATGCCCGCATCGCAGACGGCACTGGCGCTGCGCTCCAAACGGGCTCCATCGCCATCAAAGACGGAAAAATCGCCGCCATCGGAAAGCTGGACGGCGCGGAGGCGGCTCAAAAAATCGACGCAGGTGGTCTCGTCGCCGCACCGGGCTTCATCGACGTGCATACGCACTCCGAGGACATCTGCGAAAACCCTGTGGCAGAGAATTTCCTGCGCATGGGCGTCACCACCATCATCACCGGGAATTGTGGCTCCTCCCGCACGGATGTGGGCCGCTTTTTCACGGAGATCGAGGCCGCACGGCCCGCGCTGAATGTCGCCACACTCATCGGTCATGGCAGCGTGCGCCGCGATGGGATGGGCGGCAGCTTCATCCGCGCCCCAGACGCCGCCCAGCTCGCCGCGATGGAAAAAAACGTCGATCAGGCCATGCAGGAGGGGGCCTTGGGCCTGAGCACCGGCCTCATCTACGTGCCGGGCTCCTTTGCCAAGACGGAGGAGATCACCGCTCTGGCCAAAATCGTCGCACGCTATGACGGCATCTACGTCAGCCACATGCGCTATGAGACGGTGAAGATCTTTGAGGCCGTGGAGGAGCTGCTGCGCATCGCCCGCGACTCTGGCTGCCGTGCGGAGCTTTCACACATCAAACTAGCGGGCCCCAGCGCCTGGGGAAAGGCGCAGGAGGTGCTCCGCGTGCTGGATCAAGCCCGTGCGGTGGGGCTCAAGATCACGCACGATCAATACGCCTACACCGCCAGCAGCACCAGCCTGCGCCAGACCATCCCAGATGCCGCCCTGGAGGGCACGCGGGAGGATTTCCTCAAGCGCCTAGCTGATCCAGCTGAAAAGGCCAAAATCCTCAGTGGCATGGCCGAGATGCGGCAGCGTCAGGGCCGCCAAGACTATGCTTATGCCGTGATCGCCCGATTCGCCGCAGATGCATCGCTGAACGGCAAAAACATCCCTCAAGCCGCCAAGCTCCTACGCGGTGCAGACACGCTCGATGACCAGATCGAGACCATCCTCGACCTGGAGGCCCGTGGAGGAGCCAGCGCCATCTTTCATGGCATGAATGAGGACGATTTGCGCACCTTCATGCGCCATCCACTGACCATGACAGCCAGTGATGGTGGACCACGCCGCCTGGGCGAAGACATGCCGCACCCACGTAGCTACGGGAACAATGCTCGCGTGCTGGCCCGCTACGTGCGTGAGGAAAAACTGCTCACACTGGAGGATGCCGTGCGCCGCATGACCAGCCTGCCCGCAGAGACCTTTCACCTCACAGGGCGTGGCATTTTACGGCCAGGAGCAGCGGCGGATGTGGTCATCTTTGACCCCGCTGGTGTGAATGATCCCTCCACCTTCGCTGATCCGCATCACTACGCAGAGGGCTTCACCCATGTCCTCGTGAATGGTGTGCCTGTGATCGAGAAAAACCGCCTCACCACCGCTCGCCCAGGCCAGATCGTGCGTAGGCAGGGCCACAAGTGATCAGCTCACACGGCCACACACCGCGCAGTCGGGCCGCCGTGGCAGCTTCACGCGGCGGAACTGCATCGTGGCGAGATCCATGGAGAGCATTTCACCCGCCAGTAGGCTGCCGATGCCCGTGATCCGCTTGATCACCTCCATTGCGCCGATGCAGGCCGCTGTGCCAGACACTGCGCCGAAGACGGGGAACTGCCGCTTCCATGTGGGAGGCACCTCTGGGACATAGCAGGCGAGGCAGCCCGTCTCTTCAGGAATAAAAGTGGTCACGCTGGCCTGCATCGTGTGCATGGCGCATTCCACCAGCGGCTTCCCAGCACGAAAAGCCGCTGCATTGAGTGCTAGTCGCTCCTGAAACAGCGGTGCGGCATCGACGACGATGTCGGCCTGCGCCACGAGGCCGTCTGCATTGCTTTCATGGACGTTTTCTTCGATGCCGATGATCTCACAGCGTGGATTCAGCTCACGCAGCCGCCGGGTGATGGACTCCATGCGTGGTTGGCCGATGTGATCATGCGTTTGCAGCAGTTGGCGGTTCAGATCGGATGCCTTGAGCTTTCCACCATGCGCTAGGATGAGTCGGCCCACGCCAGCGGCGGCCAGCTCCAGCGCCACTAGCCCGCCTAGACCACCCACACGCGAGATGAGCACACTGGCAGACTTCAGCTTTGACTGACCGGCCTCGCCCACACCAGGCACCCACATCTGCCATTCGTAGATGGCACGTTCCTCAGCGGTCAGTTCGGCATTCATGATGAAAAAGAGGCCATTTTCAGCCGCCAGCGGTGATTTGCACCACTTCGATCACATCCCCTTCATTCACGATCGCGGTCTCTAGCTCGCGAGGAAGCAGTGCGGCGTGATTTTGCTCCACTACGACGGGTTTGCCGCCGAGCCCGAGGGACTCCAACAGGCCGCGCAGAGGCTGCGGGCCATCGAGAACGCGATTTTCGCCATTGAGGGTGATTTTCATGCGGGTGGTCGATTTTGGCCCGCCACTGACCGAGTGCAACCATTCCCTCCACTGGCCCAAAAAGCAGCGGGAACGTCCCGAAGGACGTTCCCGCTGAAAAAGGTGCTCAAATGTGGAGATTACTTGCCGCTGGAGCCTGCGCCAGGGCCGCCACTCGCCATGCTGTAACTATCGGACATGGGGGAGGAGGGAGGATTCGCACCCTTCCAGCCGGCACCGGGCAGATTGTATTTGGAGGGATACTGCTCATTCACGCTGCCGACCATCCAGGGCTTCGTTTCAGCGAAGAAGTAGCTACCGAAGCGGGACTCCTTACGCTTGCGACGGATTTCATTGATGTCGCCGTTTTCTTCATAGGCACCGCCGTTGGAACCGTAGAGTCCACTGCCATCATCCGCAGCGCCGCCATAGGGAGCGAAAGAATCGGCTCCTGTGACGGAACGTCCGCTGGAGGTGGTATTCGGAGAAAGTTGTGAGCAGGAGCTAAGAATGGCCGCGAGGGCGATCGAAAGGATCAATTTCATAGGAGGCTGCGATTCTGGCGGGAAGTGAGCCCTTTTGTCAAAGTTATTTTCCCTCATTTCGTCATCCATCTGCCTACTCAGGCATGAAAGATGCCCAGAATCACCTCGTTTCCGCACGCCAGCTTCCCCAAAGCCTGAATCTGCACATGAAAAGTCCCCTCTTCGGTCTCCTCGCCACGCTCCTCACTTCCAGCCTCTGCCTCGCCGCACCTGATCTCGCCGCCACAGCCGCGAAGATCGACGAACTCGTCAATGCAAAGCTCGCCAAGGAAAAAATCACGGCCAACAAGCCCGCCAGCGATGAGGTCTTTGTCCGCCGTGTCTATCTGGACATCGCAGGCCGCATCCCCAGCCTGGCAGAAACCACGACTTTCCTGAAAAGCACGGATCAAGACAAGCGCTCAAAGCTCATCGACGAGCTCCTCGCTGATGACGGCTATGTGCAGAATTTCACCAACTACTGGGCCGACATCCTGCGCATGAAGTCCAATATGATCGGCGGTGGCCAGAGCCTCCCCGCCTTTTACTCCTACTCACGCTGGCTGAAGGACAGCCTCCGAGAAAACAAGCCTTACGACCAAATGGTCCGCGAGCTCGTCGCTGCCGATGGCAAGACCTACGAGAACGGCGCAGTCGGCTTCTACATCCGCGACTACAACATGCCGCTCGATAACATGGCTGTCACCACGCAGATCTTCCTCGGCACCAGCATGGTCTGCGCCCAGTGTCATAATCATCCCTTCGATAAATGGACCCAGATGGACTACTACCAGATGGCAGCCCACACCTACGGCATGAGCGGCACCAACGGGCTCACCAATCCCCTGCTCATCCAGGCCATGTATGGCACGGGCATCGCCAAAAACGCCAAAGCGAAGAAAGCCAAAGGCTACGGCTCCCCGCTTGCCAAATTTGACCTCCCCGAAGGCGTCGAGCGCAAAGACATCGGCCGTGCCATGAGCGAAATCCTACGCCCTCTGCGCTACAACACCGTCCTCGACGACTCGCACCGCAAAGCGCTGCGCCTCCCCCACGATTATCAATACCCTGACGCCAAGCCCAAGTCCCAGATCGCCCCCGTCATCCCTGCAGCATTCTCCAAAGACGGCAACATCGTCAAAGACGGCAAAAAACCTGTCGAAGCCTACGTCGGCTGGATGACCAGCAAAGAAAACCCACGCTTCACCACCGTCATCGCCAACCGCCTTTGGAAAAAACTCATGGGCCAGGGCATCATCGAACCCGTGGACGAGATCACCGACAGCACCGTCCCCAGCAACCCACAGCTCATGACCTTCCTCGAAGAGACGATGAAGGCCTCCAACTACGACATGAAGGCCTTTCTCCGCGCCATCCTGAACTCCCAGGCCTATCAGCGTGAGGCCTACTCCAAAGATGTGGAGCTCGGTGAGGTCTATCACTTCCCCGGTCCCCTGCTCCGCCGCATGAGTGCCGAGCAGATCTGGGACAGCATGGTCACGCTCTACAAGCCGAACGCCGACCAGCCCAGCATCGAAAACAAAGTCGAGGCCGAAATCACCCTTCGCCGCGTCGAGTGGCTCGACCGCGCTCTCAATTCCCTCAGCCCCGAGCAGCTCCGCGCATGCAGCGTGAAAGTCGCTCTCAAACAAAAAGACCTCGCCGCTGAAGTCCGCGCTGCCCAGGAGTCCCTCGATGCAGCCTCCAAATCCAAAGACGAAGACGCCATCCGTGAAGCCCGCGCCAGCATCAAAGGCCAGCGCAAGCGCCTCGATGACGCCGTGGACGCCATCGTCTATGACGCCGGCTTCAAGCGCTTCGCCGAGCTGGCCAAAGAAGGCAAACTCGACGAGTTCACCCGCGACGAAGACTTCGCCAAAGAAGTCGCCACCGCCATCAAGGCCAAAAAAGACGGCGAAGAACTCAGCCTGGAAGAAGCCCTCAGCATCCTCGCCCGCCAGCGCCGCGCCAAGCTCACCGAACTCGCCAAATCGCGCCTCAAAGCAGACGCCGAGCGCTTTGAGGTCCGCGATGAAAAAGACCGCGCCAGCCTCCGCGCCTGGGAAACCTTCCGCGATTCCTACATGGTCCGCGCCTGCGACATGCGCAGCCCCGCCCCCAATGGCCACTTCCTCCGCGAATTCGGCCAGAGCGACCGCGAACTCGTCGAAAACTCCAACGACGAAGCCAGCGTCGGCCAAGCACTCATGCTCCTCAACGGCAAGACCTTCTCCAACCTCATGAACCGCTACACCGTCATCTCCCGCGCCCTTGACCGTGCAAAGAAAGAAGGCGGAGAAGCCGTCATCGACACCGTCTATCTCAGCCTCCTCAGCCGCCGCGCCACCGCCGAAGAAAAAGCTCTCCTCAAGCCCATCGCTGACAACGCAGACGCTACTGACCGCGGCGATGTCCTCTGGACCGTGCTGAACACCCGCCAGTTCTTCTTCATTCAATAACAGCCCTTCCGAAAGGAGAGCCGCAGCATCGGAAAAACCCGATTTTTGCGCTCCTCCCCTGTGAGGCGGCGAAACTCGGCACGTTCCTTCCGCATGACGATCCGTATCCTAGCCGTCGCCGCACTGCTCACCACCAGTGCCCATGCTGCCGCGATCCGTGCATCGAATGATCCCGTCAAAGACGAGCGCCCCATCACCGCAGCAGATCGGGACCATTGGGCTTGGAAAAAGCTGGCCGCATCCGACAAGCCGCACAGGCTCGATGCCTTGACCCATCCAGGAGCCCCCGTACGTGATGAAGCCCTCATCCGGCGCATCACCTTTGACCTCATCGGCCTACCACCGACTCCAGAGGAAATCAGCACCTTCAAAGCAGAGCGCACACGCGAACCAGAGGCTGCCATACACGGGCTCATTCAGCGCCTGCTCTCCAGCCCACGTTACGGCGAGCACTGGGCGCAGTGGTGGCTGGACCTCGCTCGTTATGCAGAGACAGATGGCTTCGAGCACGACAAAGACCGCCCCCATGCCTGGAAATACCGCGACTGGGTGATCGCTGCTCTGAACCGCGACATGCCGCTGGATGAATTCGTGCGCATGCAGATCGCAGGCGATTTACTCGGTGATGAAACCGCCACCGGATTCCTGTTTGCCGGGCCAGACATGCCAGACATCAATAATCAAGACCTGCGCCGTCACACCGTGCTCAATGACATCACCGCCACCGTCGGCACCGTCTGCCTAGGCCTGACCATCGGCTGTGCACAGTGTCATGATCATCCATACGATCCACTCAGTCAGGCCGACTTTTACCGACTGCGGGCCTTCTTTGACGACACCGTGCTCACCCAGCGTGACAAGCAGCTCGGCCCTAGCGTGCGCCCCTTTGCCAAAGGAGTGCCCGCCAGTGTCGTCTTCGTGCGTGGAGACCACACACGGCCAGGTCCACGCATCCAGCCCGGTCTGCCACGCCTCATGAATGGTGCCGCGCAGGACCGCGCAGCCCTAGCTCAAGCCCTTACCAGCTCAGAAAATGCACTTTTCCTGCGGACGATGGCCAATCGCCTCTGGCAGCAGCATTTCGGCACCCCGCTGTCCGCCAATCCGGGCGATCTCGGCCACCAAGGCACCGCGCCGGAGAATCCGGCCCTGCTCGACTGGCTCGCCGCAGAGATTCCGCGTCAAAACTGGAGCCTCAAAAAGCTGCACACGCTCATCCTACTTTCACGCACCTATCAGCAGGCCTCCTTGCCACCACGCCGCCTCACAGGTGAGATGCTGCGAGATACACTCCTGAGCATCAGCGGTGATTTGAATCTGCATACCGGCGGCGAAAGCGTGCATCTGCCGCTCCCCGCAGCAATCAGCTCCACCCTGCTAAAAAAACACGCCGAAAAGCCCTCGGAGCCCGCACAGCTCAACCGCCGCAGCATCTACACCTTTGCCCGGCGCAATGCCCGGCACCCGGTCCTAGATCTCTTTGATCGCCCAGATGCACTGGCCCCTTGCAGCCGCCGAAACGAGTCCACCACCGCTCCGCAGGCCCTTTTGATGCTCAATTCCGACCTCAGCGTGCAAACCGCGCAAAAACTCGCCGCAGGTCTCAAAGCCGATTTCGGCTCCGAAATGCCCCAAATCGTCCACGCAGCCATTTTGCGCTGCTTTGGCCGCGAGCCACGCAAAGCCGACTTCGACGCCGCGACAGGCTTTTTCGCCAAACAGGCCGATTTCAGCCTCGCGTTAGAAGATTACTGCCTCGCCCTACTCAACGCGAATGAGTTCATCTTTGTGGACTGAGCGGGACAGACCTCAGCCTGCCTTAAAAGCAGCGTTGTACTCCGCTTCCAGCTTCTGAAAGCGACTTTGAAGCTCCTCCATACTCAATCCATCCAGCTCTTCATCCAGACTCACAGGGCGCTTCATCAACTGCTCCAGCATTTGGATACGCCCCGCCCACTTCCCCTCCTGACGGCCTTCCACACGGCCTTCTTGACGACCTTCCTGGCGACCTTCTTGACGGAGACGGGTGGCGATGGACATGATGTTTTCTTGGAGGTTAGGGTTCGAGTCGAGTGTATGGGCGATACTTTCGAGGTCAAGGCTGCTGTCGATGTGCAGTGCATAGAGATAGCAGAGCAAAACCAACGGCACTGGGAAGTCCCAGCCCAGTCGTGCCAGCTCTTGCGGTGCCCAGTGGAGAAACTCCAACAGCTTCTTCTCCCGAGCCAGCTTCATGAGTTGCAAAACCATCCGCAGCCGGGGTTCTGGCTCCTCAGTGGCTGGTGAAAAGCGGGTCAGGTCGAGCAGAGCATGGCGAAAATCTGGTAGGAACGGACGCATGATCTCGGCCAACTCTGGCGGCATACGAAACAAGTCGC belongs to Verrucomicrobiaceae bacterium and includes:
- the thiS gene encoding sulfur carrier protein ThiS, whose translation is MKITLNGENRVLDGPQPLRGLLESLGLGGKPVVVEQNHAALLPRELETAIVNEGDVIEVVQITAGG
- a CDS encoding DUF1549 domain-containing protein, coding for MKSPLFGLLATLLTSSLCLAAPDLAATAAKIDELVNAKLAKEKITANKPASDEVFVRRVYLDIAGRIPSLAETTTFLKSTDQDKRSKLIDELLADDGYVQNFTNYWADILRMKSNMIGGGQSLPAFYSYSRWLKDSLRENKPYDQMVRELVAADGKTYENGAVGFYIRDYNMPLDNMAVTTQIFLGTSMVCAQCHNHPFDKWTQMDYYQMAAHTYGMSGTNGLTNPLLIQAMYGTGIAKNAKAKKAKGYGSPLAKFDLPEGVERKDIGRAMSEILRPLRYNTVLDDSHRKALRLPHDYQYPDAKPKSQIAPVIPAAFSKDGNIVKDGKKPVEAYVGWMTSKENPRFTTVIANRLWKKLMGQGIIEPVDEITDSTVPSNPQLMTFLEETMKASNYDMKAFLRAILNSQAYQREAYSKDVELGEVYHFPGPLLRRMSAEQIWDSMVTLYKPNADQPSIENKVEAEITLRRVEWLDRALNSLSPEQLRACSVKVALKQKDLAAEVRAAQESLDAASKSKDEDAIREARASIKGQRKRLDDAVDAIVYDAGFKRFAELAKEGKLDEFTRDEDFAKEVATAIKAKKDGEELSLEEALSILARQRRAKLTELAKSRLKADAERFEVRDEKDRASLRAWETFRDSYMVRACDMRSPAPNGHFLREFGQSDRELVENSNDEASVGQALMLLNGKTFSNLMNRYTVISRALDRAKKEGGEAVIDTVYLSLLSRRATAEEKALLKPIADNADATDRGDVLWTVLNTRQFFFIQ
- a CDS encoding DUF1549 domain-containing protein, which translates into the protein MTIRILAVAALLTTSAHAAAIRASNDPVKDERPITAADRDHWAWKKLAASDKPHRLDALTHPGAPVRDEALIRRITFDLIGLPPTPEEISTFKAERTREPEAAIHGLIQRLLSSPRYGEHWAQWWLDLARYAETDGFEHDKDRPHAWKYRDWVIAALNRDMPLDEFVRMQIAGDLLGDETATGFLFAGPDMPDINNQDLRRHTVLNDITATVGTVCLGLTIGCAQCHDHPYDPLSQADFYRLRAFFDDTVLTQRDKQLGPSVRPFAKGVPASVVFVRGDHTRPGPRIQPGLPRLMNGAAQDRAALAQALTSSENALFLRTMANRLWQQHFGTPLSANPGDLGHQGTAPENPALLDWLAAEIPRQNWSLKKLHTLILLSRTYQQASLPPRRLTGEMLRDTLLSISGDLNLHTGGESVHLPLPAAISSTLLKKHAEKPSEPAQLNRRSIYTFARRNARHPVLDLFDRPDALAPCSRRNESTTAPQALLMLNSDLSVQTAQKLAAGLKADFGSEMPQIVHAAILRCFGREPRKADFDAATGFFAKQADFSLALEDYCLALLNANEFIFVD
- a CDS encoding HesA/MoeB/ThiF family protein is translated as MNAELTAEERAIYEWQMWVPGVGEAGQSKLKSASVLISRVGGLGGLVALELAAAGVGRLILAHGGKLKASDLNRQLLQTHDHIGQPRMESITRRLRELNPRCEIIGIEENVHESNADGLVAQADIVVDAAPLFQERLALNAAAFRAGKPLVECAMHTMQASVTTFIPEETGCLACYVPEVPPTWKRQFPVFGAVSGTAACIGAMEVIKRITGIGSLLAGEMLSMDLATMQFRRVKLPRRPDCAVCGRVS
- a CDS encoding D-aminoacylase, which gives rise to MRLFCLFFAQLAVFAPAATFDLLIENARIADGTGAALQTGSIAIKDGKIAAIGKLDGAEAAQKIDAGGLVAAPGFIDVHTHSEDICENPVAENFLRMGVTTIITGNCGSSRTDVGRFFTEIEAARPALNVATLIGHGSVRRDGMGGSFIRAPDAAQLAAMEKNVDQAMQEGALGLSTGLIYVPGSFAKTEEITALAKIVARYDGIYVSHMRYETVKIFEAVEELLRIARDSGCRAELSHIKLAGPSAWGKAQEVLRVLDQARAVGLKITHDQYAYTASSTSLRQTIPDAALEGTREDFLKRLADPAEKAKILSGMAEMRQRQGRQDYAYAVIARFAADASLNGKNIPQAAKLLRGADTLDDQIETILDLEARGGASAIFHGMNEDDLRTFMRHPLTMTASDGGPRRLGEDMPHPRSYGNNARVLARYVREEKLLTLEDAVRRMTSLPAETFHLTGRGILRPGAAADVVIFDPAGVNDPSTFADPHHYAEGFTHVLVNGVPVIEKNRLTTARPGQIVRRQGHK